Proteins encoded together in one Solirubrobacterales bacterium window:
- a CDS encoding nuclear transport factor 2 family protein: MSQENVEIVRGLHGAFAQGDNETPFAVYDPEIEWDMSGFPLPGEESVYHGHEGVRRYWRAWLAAWEFIDAPIERLVDARENVVTLFGPSTARGKRSGADVQIGPWAQVWTLRDGRVVRMRMYPDHANALQAAGLRE; the protein is encoded by the coding sequence ATGTCGCAGGAGAACGTGGAGATCGTGCGGGGATTGCACGGGGCGTTCGCACAGGGGGACAACGAAACCCCGTTTGCGGTCTACGACCCCGAGATCGAGTGGGACATGTCCGGTTTCCCGCTTCCCGGCGAGGAGTCGGTCTATCACGGGCACGAGGGTGTTCGACGCTACTGGCGGGCCTGGCTCGCGGCGTGGGAGTTCATCGATGCACCAATCGAGCGGTTGGTTGATGCCCGAGAGAACGTGGTCACGCTTTTCGGTCCTTCGACGGCCCGGGGCAAGAGGAGCGGCGCCGATGTCCAAATCGGTCCCTGGGCGCAGGTCTGGACATTGCGCGACGGAAGGGTGGTCCGCATGCGGATGTATCCCGACCACGCGAATGCCCTCCAAGCCGCCGGGCTGCGTGAGTAG